A section of the Tachysurus fulvidraco isolate hzauxx_2018 chromosome 7, HZAU_PFXX_2.0, whole genome shotgun sequence genome encodes:
- the LOC113643921 gene encoding macrophage mannose receptor 1-like encodes MNKCFFHLFLSYLSVMKLNLFLLLGLTGLVSSAVSVLRTIPHHYDLIMTAATWPVAQNYCRVMYNDLATVVSDTDWLRLKKETANKNLATFAWVGLYNDVNSWRWSLNDLPLKNVTYTCWSYGEPNNLGGNEACVMIGSASAWWDAPCTGLRPFICYNANFSGAARFIGITIHLSWHQAQAYCREHHTDLASALNSSDQNMLWQVRYPQGDSWIGLYRDTWKWSDGTIASNLPWASGYPNNYYSNLNCAVVNNGLFYDTTCTKLYSFFCHSIYTMWSQTVRLQVKSDGSVFDPAVQSSILEQMKQKLKEHGMLENTTVTWRVQPDGNIFKKKKDDL; translated from the exons atgaataaatgtttttttcatttgttcctcAGCTATCTGTCCGTCATGAAGCTGAACCTTTTCCTTCTCCTGGGTCTCActg GACTGGTCTCATCTGCTGTATCTGTCCTGCGAACCATCCCTCACCATTATGACCTGATTATGACAGCGGCGACATGGCCTGTAGCACAGAATTACTGCAGGGTGATGTACAATGATCTGGCAACAGTTGTAAGTGATACTGATTGGCTAAgactaaagaaagaaacagcaaacaaaaatctGGCAACATTTGCCTGGGTCGGATTATACAATGATGTCAATAGCTGGCGCTGGTCCTTAAACGACCTCCCACTGAAGAATGTCACTTATACCTGCTGGTCCTATGGAGAGCCTAATAATCTCGGTGGAAATGAAGCATGCGTTATGATAGGTAGCGCTAGTGCATGGTGGGATGCGCCATGTACAGGACTAAGACCCTTTATCTGCTATAATG CTAATTTCAGTGGTGCTGCTCGGTTTATTGGCATCACTATACATCTGTCCTGGCATCAAGCTCAGGCTTACTGTagagaacatcacacagattTGGCCAGCGCTCTTAACAGTTCAGACCAAAACATGTTATGGCAGGTGAGGTATCCTCAGGGTGATTCCTGGATTGGGCTCTACAGAGACACATGGAAGTGGTCAGATGGAACCATTGCTTCAAACCTACCATGGGCTTCTGGATACCCTAATAATTATTATAGCAATTTGAACTGTGCAGTGGTTAATAACGGACTGTTCTATGATACAACCTGCACCAAGCTgtattcttttttctgtcattcca TTTACACTATGTGGAGTCAGACAGTGAGACTGCAGGTGAAGTCTGATGGCAGTGTGTTTGATCCTGCTGTTCAGTCGTCCATTTTAGAGCAG ATGaagcagaaactgaaagaacatggcatgttggagaacaccacagtgacctggAGGGTGCAGCCAGATGGAAACatcttcaagaagaaaaaagatgacctGTAA